The Lacerta agilis isolate rLacAgi1 chromosome 5, rLacAgi1.pri, whole genome shotgun sequence genome has a segment encoding these proteins:
- the PID1 gene encoding PTB-containing, cubilin and LRP1-interacting protein isoform X2, with amino-acid sequence MWQPASERLQVTYLGKVSTTGMQFLSGCTEKPVIELWKKHTLAREDVFPANALLEIRPFQVWLHHLDLKGEATVHMDTFQVARIAYCTADHNVSPNIFAWVYREINDDLSYQMDCHAVECESKLEAKKLAHAMMEAFKKTFHSMKSDGRIHRNSSSEEMSQELESDDG; translated from the coding sequence GTTACATATTTGGGTAAAGTTTCCACAACAGGGATGCAGTTTTTGTCAGGTTGCACGGAGAAACCAGTCATTGAGTTGTGGAAGAAGCACACGCTTGCCAGAGAGGACGTCTTCCCAGCTAATGCCCTTCTGGAAATCCGCCCCTTCCAAGTTTGGCTTCATCATCTGGACCTCAAAGGAGAGGCCACTGTCCACATGGATACCTTTCAAGTTGCACGTATTGCTTACTGCACTGCCGACCACAATGTCAGCCCAAACATTTTTGCTTGGGTTTATCGGGAGATCAATGATGATTTGTCCTACCAAATGGACTGCCATGCCGTGGAGTGCGAGAGCAAGTTAGAGGCCAAGAAGTTGGCTCATGCCATGATGGAGGCCTTTAAGAAGACTTTCCATAGCATGAAGAGCGATGGACGGATCCACAGGAATAGCTCATCTGAAGAAATGTCTCAAGAATTGGAATCTGACGACGGCTGA